One region of Natronorubrum aibiense genomic DNA includes:
- a CDS encoding MFS transporter, protein MSLTTFIVVLNASLMNVAIPTMVDEFDTTVTVIQGAVALYSLVTAALVLPAGTLPSRHSIRRVLAVALLVYAGGTLVASLSWNTTILYLGWSLIQGSAAAVIFPLTFTVLIISYEDDDRAKAFGLLAGVSGVGSTIGPIIGGALTTYASWRWGFTLQLVGVGVVLFFAQYVSPNPLSETRRSLDKGGTVLSIVGATSLVTGFLLSGKYGWLIERRPFVVGEMQFNPFGTSPAIWFLGVGLLGFAAFVQYERRLERAGKSPLVPLHVLTNRPFLAGVLTYNMRSIISAGFFFIFPVYLQAVLGYTAFETGVALLPYSLASILFSTVTPNWRKYVSPKTLIQIGIVCMGVALVLLYEQTGPDQTIVRMALPVALYGAGVGLILAQITNMTMSAVPTAYSAEASGVLNVSYSIGFSLGTAVIGSYFLGRFYGSVVDGVLRAEHVTVSTAQRNDLVIALEDAAETATDATQQQFLNQLTPAQRQLLEGIFEAAMFDAQRATLLLLVLFVLLLLIASTFLPRQIPDADDGTDHPESSQDATREASETATED, encoded by the coding sequence ATGAGTCTGACGACGTTCATCGTGGTCCTCAATGCATCCCTGATGAACGTGGCGATTCCCACGATGGTGGACGAGTTCGACACCACGGTCACCGTGATTCAAGGGGCGGTTGCACTGTACTCGCTGGTGACAGCTGCGCTGGTTCTCCCGGCTGGTACGCTGCCGTCTCGGCATAGTATTCGGCGTGTACTGGCAGTCGCACTGCTCGTCTATGCCGGTGGGACGCTGGTGGCGTCGCTGAGTTGGAATACGACGATCCTCTATCTCGGCTGGTCGCTCATCCAGGGTTCCGCGGCCGCCGTGATCTTTCCCCTGACGTTCACCGTACTGATAATCAGTTACGAGGACGATGACCGAGCGAAGGCGTTCGGACTGCTAGCTGGCGTGAGCGGAGTTGGATCGACTATTGGACCGATTATCGGTGGCGCACTAACCACGTATGCGAGTTGGCGGTGGGGGTTTACGTTGCAACTCGTCGGTGTGGGAGTCGTGCTCTTCTTCGCGCAGTACGTCAGTCCGAACCCGCTGTCAGAAACGCGCCGTTCGCTGGATAAAGGCGGGACAGTGCTGTCCATCGTCGGTGCGACGTCGCTCGTCACTGGGTTCCTTCTGAGCGGGAAGTACGGGTGGTTAATCGAACGCCGGCCGTTCGTCGTCGGCGAGATGCAATTCAATCCGTTCGGGACGTCGCCGGCGATCTGGTTTCTCGGGGTCGGACTGCTCGGGTTCGCCGCGTTCGTTCAGTACGAACGTCGACTGGAACGGGCTGGGAAGTCGCCGCTCGTTCCGTTGCACGTCTTGACGAACCGCCCGTTTTTGGCCGGTGTTCTCACATACAACATGCGCTCGATCATCTCGGCTGGCTTCTTTTTTATCTTCCCGGTCTATCTCCAGGCAGTACTCGGATACACCGCCTTTGAAACTGGGGTCGCGCTGTTACCGTATTCTCTCGCATCGATCCTTTTTTCGACGGTTACACCCAATTGGCGAAAGTACGTCTCGCCAAAGACGCTTATCCAGATCGGTATCGTGTGTATGGGCGTCGCGCTGGTGCTGTTGTACGAGCAGACGGGCCCCGATCAGACGATCGTCAGGATGGCGCTCCCGGTGGCGCTGTATGGGGCCGGCGTCGGCCTCATACTGGCACAGATTACCAATATGACGATGTCGGCCGTTCCGACCGCGTACTCCGCCGAGGCATCCGGCGTCCTGAACGTAAGTTATTCGATCGGGTTCTCCCTGGGGACTGCAGTGATCGGCTCGTATTTTCTCGGCCGATTCTATGGGAGTGTCGTCGATGGCGTACTCCGAGCGGAACACGTGACCGTTTCAACGGCGCAACGAAACGATCTGGTGATCGCGCTCGAGGATGCAGCAGAGACAGCGACCGACGCCACACAGCAACAGTTCCTGAACCAACTCACTCCGGCACAACGACAGTTGCTCGAGGGCATCTTCGAGGCGGCGATGTTCGACGCGCAACGGGCAACGCTGCTGCTTCTCGTCCTGTTCGTGTTACTCCTGCTTATTGCATCGACGTTCTTACCACGGCAGATACCGGACGCCGACGACGGAACCGACCACCCCGAATCGTCACAGGATGCGACACGTGAGGCGTCTGAAACGGCCACAGAGGACTAA
- a CDS encoding universal stress protein has translation MATASEERPVLVAIANPEHAEQLARTAGDLARATDGVVQIVSVVVKSHESPFSVYTDDAILEQYSGDAQETLDRATSVAPDDVTVTGELVVGNSVSDGLLTAIERTDARALVIGWEQRRGRTNAVLGTTVDRLLERAPCDLYVERIGSEANGVDSVLLPVAGGPHVRPAATIAKAIAARNDATVTIVSVIGADVDSDVAQESTVDAQLALEETPGPSVDVEVRLHDVDDIVGALVDEAATHDVLVFGATRQGALHRRLVGSIPRTVVHRTDRTVILARAGDAVGGPIYRQLRRLVKVP, from the coding sequence ATGGCGACGGCATCGGAAGAACGGCCGGTACTGGTTGCGATCGCGAACCCCGAGCACGCCGAGCAGTTGGCGCGGACGGCCGGTGACCTCGCTCGAGCGACCGACGGTGTCGTACAGATCGTCTCGGTCGTAGTCAAGTCCCACGAGTCGCCATTTTCGGTGTATACCGACGATGCGATCCTCGAGCAGTACTCGGGCGACGCACAGGAAACGCTGGATCGAGCAACCAGCGTCGCGCCGGATGACGTGACGGTCACCGGCGAGTTGGTGGTCGGCAACTCGGTGTCCGATGGCCTGCTGACAGCGATCGAAAGAACCGACGCGCGGGCGCTCGTAATCGGCTGGGAACAGCGTCGCGGGCGGACCAACGCGGTGCTCGGGACGACCGTGGATCGGCTGCTCGAGCGAGCGCCCTGTGATCTCTACGTCGAACGGATCGGGAGCGAGGCGAACGGCGTCGATTCGGTCCTGCTGCCGGTCGCTGGCGGCCCGCACGTTCGTCCGGCAGCCACTATCGCGAAGGCGATCGCGGCTCGTAACGACGCCACGGTGACCATCGTCTCGGTTATCGGCGCCGACGTCGATAGTGACGTCGCACAGGAGTCGACCGTCGACGCACAGTTAGCCCTTGAGGAGACGCCGGGGCCGAGCGTCGACGTGGAGGTACGGCTTCACGACGTCGACGATATCGTCGGAGCGCTCGTCGACGAAGCGGCCACCCACGACGTGCTGGTGTTCGGTGCGACACGACAAGGGGCGTTACATCGCCGGCTCGTCGGGTCGATCCCACGGACCGTCGTCCACCGGACCGATCGGACGGTGATCCTCGCCCGTGCTGGCGACGCCGTCGGGGGACCGATCTACCGACAGCTTCGACGACTCGTGAAGGTTCCATGA
- a CDS encoding MaoC family dehydratase, which yields MQYYEDIEIGDTEEFGEYQVTEDEIVEFAEQYDPQPFHVDEAAADDSAFGELVASGWHTASICMRLLVDGILGEQAGMGARGVDDLRWKRPVTPGDRLTVRTEVVDKRVSESDPKRGYVDTRLEGRNQDGEVVIRWLAHGMVERRNPDE from the coding sequence ATGCAGTACTACGAAGACATCGAGATCGGAGACACCGAGGAGTTCGGCGAGTATCAGGTCACGGAAGACGAAATCGTCGAGTTCGCCGAGCAGTACGATCCGCAGCCGTTTCACGTCGACGAGGCGGCGGCCGACGATTCGGCGTTTGGCGAACTCGTCGCGTCGGGGTGGCACACCGCGTCGATCTGTATGCGATTGCTCGTCGACGGCATCCTCGGTGAGCAGGCTGGAATGGGTGCACGTGGAGTCGACGACCTCCGCTGGAAACGGCCCGTCACGCCGGGCGATAGGCTCACCGTTCGGACAGAGGTCGTCGACAAGCGCGTCTCGGAGAGCGATCCCAAACGCGGGTACGTCGACACCCGTCTCGAGGGGCGCAATCAGGACGGCGAGGTCGTCATCAGGTGGCTCGCACACGGGATGGTCGAACGCCGGAACCCAGACGAATAA